In Glycine max cultivar Williams 82 chromosome 7, Glycine_max_v4.0, whole genome shotgun sequence, a single window of DNA contains:
- the LOC121175141 gene encoding early nodulin-like protein 1, which translates to MASLFSILCTASIVVFLAVKFAAAREFKMGGDLGWHEHAPTSLHFIIIGMQGTGSKLVTLWLRKWNYFHCDSNSPIDIFDDGNSTVILEGPGVFYFISGTEDHCQNSEKLIVEVMSPHSIPNSPPPQAQGFSSLAPSPSHSSGVSVSILLGSVFMALLTTFPTLNFSSSGHSA; encoded by the exons ATGGCATCCCTTTTTAGCATCCTCTGCACGGCTTCGATCGTTGTCTTCTTGGCTGTCAAATTTGCTGCGGCTAGGGAATTCAAAATGGGTGGTGATTTGGGTTGGCATGAACATGCCCCAACGTCACTGCATTTTATAATCATTGGGATGCAAGGAACAGGTTCCAAGTTGGTGACTCTTTGGTTAAGA AAATGGAACTACTTTCATTGTGACTCAAATAGCCCCATTGATATATTTGATGACGGGAACAGCACAGTGATTCTTGAAGGCCCTGGGGTGTTCTACTTCATCAGTGGAACTGAAGATCATTGCCAGAACAGTGAGAAATTGATTGTAGAGGTGATGTCGCCACATTCAATTCCAAACTCTCCACCACCACAAGCACAAGGTTTCTCATCATTGGCTCCTTCACCTTCTCATAGCTCAGGGGTTTCTGTCTCCATATTGCTTGGTTCAGTCTTTATGGCTCTTTTAACCACTTTTCCAACCCTGAACTTCTCTTCTTCTGGTCACAGTGCTTaa